A region from the Manihot esculenta cultivar AM560-2 chromosome 13, M.esculenta_v8, whole genome shotgun sequence genome encodes:
- the LOC110630404 gene encoding adenylyl-sulfate kinase, chloroplastic isoform X3 — MSCNGKSSNIVWHKSSVDKFDRQELLQQKGCVIWITGLSGSGKSTLACALSRGLHSRGKLTYILDGDNVRHGLNRDLSFKAEDRAENIRRIGEVAKLFADSGVICIASLISPYRKDRDGCRALLPDGDFIEVFMDVPLQVCEARDPKGLYKLARAGKIKGFTGVDDPYEPPLNCEIVLKQMGDDCPSPCDMAETVISYLEEKGYLQA; from the exons ATGTCGTGCAATGGGAAATCATCAAACATCGTATGGCATAAAAGTTCAGTTGATAAATTTGATAGGCAAGAGTTACTTCAGCAGAAAGGTTGTGTCATTTGGATTACCGGTCTCAGTGGTTCAG GAAAAAGCACTTTGGCATGTGCTCTGAGTCGAGGCTTGCACTCAAGAGGGAAGTTGACCTACATCCTTGATGGAGACAATGTCCGACATGGCCTAAACCGTGACCTAAGTTTTAAAGCTGAAGATCGGGCAGAAAACATTCGGAGAATTG GGGAGGTAGCAAAGCTTTTTGCAGATTCTGGTGTGATTTGCATTGCTAGTTTAATATCTCCCTACCGAAAGGACCGAGATGGCTGTCGTGCATTGTTACCTGATGGAGATTTTATTGAG GTGTTCATGGATGTGCCGCTCCAAGTGTGTGAGGCAAGGGACCCAAAGGGATTGTACAAACTTGCTCGAGCTGGAAAGATCAAAG GTTTTACGGGGGTTGATGATCCATATGAACCGCCACTAAATTGTGAG ATAGTACTGAAACAGATGGGAGACGATTGTCCTTCTCCATGTGATATGGCTGAAACTGTAATAAGTTACTTGGAAGAGAAAGGGTATCTGCAGGCCTaa
- the LOC110630404 gene encoding adenylyl-sulfate kinase 3 isoform X2, producing the protein MVAVHGARHFACSYLPEFESGPLVPCKLGFAKFSIGNNAVNNLGLCRGGDARLRSSRIIKAMEESAAFLTKDCVSISGKSTLACALSRGLHSRGKLTYILDGDNVRHGLNRDLSFKAEDRAENIRRIGEVAKLFADSGVICIASLISPYRKDRDGCRALLPDGDFIEVFMDVPLQVCEARDPKGLYKLARAGKIKGFTGVDDPYEPPLNCEIVLKQMGDDCPSPCDMAETVISYLEEKGYLQA; encoded by the exons ATGGTTGCGGTGCATGGAGCGAGGCATTTCGCATGTAGCTACCTGCCGGAATTTGAATCTGGACCGTTGGTGCCGTGTAAGTTAGGCTTTGCCAAGTTCTCCATAGGCAATAATGCCGTTAACAATTTGGGGCTCTGTCGCGGTGGTGATGCGAGGTTGAGATCGTCGCGGATAATTAAGGCAATGGAGGAGTCTGCGGCGTTTTTGACCAAGGATTGCGTCTCTATTTCAG GAAAAAGCACTTTGGCATGTGCTCTGAGTCGAGGCTTGCACTCAAGAGGGAAGTTGACCTACATCCTTGATGGAGACAATGTCCGACATGGCCTAAACCGTGACCTAAGTTTTAAAGCTGAAGATCGGGCAGAAAACATTCGGAGAATTG GGGAGGTAGCAAAGCTTTTTGCAGATTCTGGTGTGATTTGCATTGCTAGTTTAATATCTCCCTACCGAAAGGACCGAGATGGCTGTCGTGCATTGTTACCTGATGGAGATTTTATTGAG GTGTTCATGGATGTGCCGCTCCAAGTGTGTGAGGCAAGGGACCCAAAGGGATTGTACAAACTTGCTCGAGCTGGAAAGATCAAAG GTTTTACGGGGGTTGATGATCCATATGAACCGCCACTAAATTGTGAG ATAGTACTGAAACAGATGGGAGACGATTGTCCTTCTCCATGTGATATGGCTGAAACTGTAATAAGTTACTTGGAAGAGAAAGGGTATCTGCAGGCCTaa
- the LOC110630404 gene encoding adenylyl-sulfate kinase 3 isoform X1, with protein MVAVHGARHFACSYLPEFESGPLVPCKLGFAKFSIGNNAVNNLGLCRGGDARLRSSRIIKAMEESAAFLTKDCVSISGKDHQIMSCNGKSSNIVWHKSSVDKFDRQELLQQKGCVIWITGLSGSGKSTLACALSRGLHSRGKLTYILDGDNVRHGLNRDLSFKAEDRAENIRRIGEVAKLFADSGVICIASLISPYRKDRDGCRALLPDGDFIEVFMDVPLQVCEARDPKGLYKLARAGKIKGFTGVDDPYEPPLNCEIVLKQMGDDCPSPCDMAETVISYLEEKGYLQA; from the exons ATGGTTGCGGTGCATGGAGCGAGGCATTTCGCATGTAGCTACCTGCCGGAATTTGAATCTGGACCGTTGGTGCCGTGTAAGTTAGGCTTTGCCAAGTTCTCCATAGGCAATAATGCCGTTAACAATTTGGGGCTCTGTCGCGGTGGTGATGCGAGGTTGAGATCGTCGCGGATAATTAAGGCAATGGAGGAGTCTGCGGCGTTTTTGACCAAGGATTGCGTCTCTATTTCAG GAAAGGATCATCAAATCATGTCGTGCAATGGGAAATCATCAAACATCGTATGGCATAAAAGTTCAGTTGATAAATTTGATAGGCAAGAGTTACTTCAGCAGAAAGGTTGTGTCATTTGGATTACCGGTCTCAGTGGTTCAG GAAAAAGCACTTTGGCATGTGCTCTGAGTCGAGGCTTGCACTCAAGAGGGAAGTTGACCTACATCCTTGATGGAGACAATGTCCGACATGGCCTAAACCGTGACCTAAGTTTTAAAGCTGAAGATCGGGCAGAAAACATTCGGAGAATTG GGGAGGTAGCAAAGCTTTTTGCAGATTCTGGTGTGATTTGCATTGCTAGTTTAATATCTCCCTACCGAAAGGACCGAGATGGCTGTCGTGCATTGTTACCTGATGGAGATTTTATTGAG GTGTTCATGGATGTGCCGCTCCAAGTGTGTGAGGCAAGGGACCCAAAGGGATTGTACAAACTTGCTCGAGCTGGAAAGATCAAAG GTTTTACGGGGGTTGATGATCCATATGAACCGCCACTAAATTGTGAG ATAGTACTGAAACAGATGGGAGACGATTGTCCTTCTCCATGTGATATGGCTGAAACTGTAATAAGTTACTTGGAAGAGAAAGGGTATCTGCAGGCCTaa
- the LOC110629574 gene encoding BTB/POZ domain-containing protein At3g49900 isoform X2, whose translation MTSLPPLLLFPLLPSLCILESMATGKKTNVLIYVQGTCFHLHKEPLASRSTYLKRQLTELSEITLPLNITAETFALVADFCYGTNLVLTPFNVAALRTAAELLGMTGTKGKREENLRQITETYFRRVIAVNRELAQIVFGSCLRLLPEAETTAFLLSRCMEALGDDGSEMDRVVDDIIDLSADEFEVVAETMQYRLTSHDVLYRVIDLYIQEHGGKITEEQKMDICNFIDCEKLSTQLLVHAVQNPRLPLRFIVRAMLIEQLNTRRAIFTSSAAAANNYAHPHGDDNEVITLGLILQRDAAAREAAQLKAEMEATSSRIQSLEKELAGMKKILQKSEKETSLMEKKLLVGPRKERTGKVLHETEREERSVIDSSRSASFHYGLRDAKIEKGERGSTSFAGFRLGVRGEKSGGSLHKDSPRSKKNISMGMGLIHRLKSTLWVSKSAPKCQSKTKISSKEDGAAAEAGNGEVSVTT comes from the exons ATGACTTCTCTTCCGCCTCTCCTTCTATTTCCTCTCCTCCCGTCCCTCTGCATTCTAGA gtCCATGGCAACTGGGAAGAAAACAAACGTCTTGATATACGTTCAGGGGACATGCTTTCATCTGCATAAG GAGCCGTTGGCGTCGAGGAGCACCTATTTGAAACGTCAACTAACGGAACTCTCAGAAATAACGCTCCCGTTAAATATAACGGCTGAAACGTTCGCCCTTGTTGCGGACTTCTGCTACGGCACCAACTTAGTTTTAACGCCGTTCAATGTAGCGGCGCTGAGAACTGCAGCGGAGTTGCTTGGGATGACCGGCACCAAGGGTAAGCGTGAAGAGAACTTGAGGCAGATTACGGAAACGTACTTCCGTCGAGTGATTGCAGTTAACCGGGAGCTGGCACAGATTGTTTTTGGTTCGTGTTTGCGGTTGCTTCCAGAGGCTGAAACGACAGCGTTTCTCTTGAGCAGATGCATGGAAGCGTTGGGTGATGATGGAAGCGAGATGGACAGAGTTGTCGACGATATTATAGATTTGTCCGCCGACGAGTTTGAAGTAGTCGCAGAGACGATGCAATACAGGCTTACCAGCCACGACGTGTTGTATAGGGTCATTGATCTTTACATCCAG GAACATGGTGGGAAGATAACAGAAGAGCAGAAGATGGACATATGCAATTTCATAGACTGTGAAAAGCTCTCTACTCAGCTTCTCGTTCATGCAGTGCAGAATCCTAGACTCCCATTACGATTCATTGTCCGAGCAATGTTGATTGAACAGCTAAATACCCGCCGAGCAATATTCACCTCCTCTGCCGCTGCGGCCAACAACTATGCACACCCACATGGCGATGACAATGAGGTCATCACCCTTGGCTTAATCCTTCAACGGGATGCAGCGGCACGAGAAGCAGCTCAACTCAAAGCCGAAATGGAAGCTACGAGCTCACGTATACAAAGCTTGGAGAAAGAACTGGCTGGGATGAAGAAGATTTTGCAGAAATCTGAGAAGGAAACAAGTCTGATGGAGAAGAAGCTTTTGGTTGGGCCACGGAAGGAAAGAACAGGGAAGGTTTTGCATGAGACAGAAAGGGAAGAAAGGAGTGTGATTGATTCATCAAGATCAGCGAGTTTTCATTATGGTTTGAGGGATGCTAAGATAGAAAAAGGCGAAAGAGGATCAACTTCTTTTGCTGGTTTCAGGTTAGGTGTTAGAGGTGAAAAAAGTGGAGGCTCTTTACATAAGGACAGTCCCAGAAGTAAGAAAAATATCAGCATGGGAATGGGACTGATTCATAGATTAAAAAGTACATTGTGGGTATCAAAATCTGCTCCAAAATGCCAATCTAAGACTAAAATTTCGAGCAAAGAAGATGGAGCTGCGGCGGAAGCAGGAAATGGAGAAGTTTCTGTGACCACGTAG
- the LOC110629574 gene encoding BTB/POZ domain-containing protein At3g49900 isoform X1 produces MRDWKGLALVDTIYEEDYDFSSASPSISSPPVPLHSRVESWSMATGKKTNVLIYVQGTCFHLHKEPLASRSTYLKRQLTELSEITLPLNITAETFALVADFCYGTNLVLTPFNVAALRTAAELLGMTGTKGKREENLRQITETYFRRVIAVNRELAQIVFGSCLRLLPEAETTAFLLSRCMEALGDDGSEMDRVVDDIIDLSADEFEVVAETMQYRLTSHDVLYRVIDLYIQEHGGKITEEQKMDICNFIDCEKLSTQLLVHAVQNPRLPLRFIVRAMLIEQLNTRRAIFTSSAAAANNYAHPHGDDNEVITLGLILQRDAAAREAAQLKAEMEATSSRIQSLEKELAGMKKILQKSEKETSLMEKKLLVGPRKERTGKVLHETEREERSVIDSSRSASFHYGLRDAKIEKGERGSTSFAGFRLGVRGEKSGGSLHKDSPRSKKNISMGMGLIHRLKSTLWVSKSAPKCQSKTKISSKEDGAAAEAGNGEVSVTT; encoded by the exons ATGAGGGACTGGAAAGGTTTGGCCCTTGTAGATACCATCTACGAGGAAGATTATGACTTCTCTTCCGCCTCTCCTTCTATTTCCTCTCCTCCCGTCCCTCTGCATTCTAGAGTTGAGTCCTG gtCCATGGCAACTGGGAAGAAAACAAACGTCTTGATATACGTTCAGGGGACATGCTTTCATCTGCATAAG GAGCCGTTGGCGTCGAGGAGCACCTATTTGAAACGTCAACTAACGGAACTCTCAGAAATAACGCTCCCGTTAAATATAACGGCTGAAACGTTCGCCCTTGTTGCGGACTTCTGCTACGGCACCAACTTAGTTTTAACGCCGTTCAATGTAGCGGCGCTGAGAACTGCAGCGGAGTTGCTTGGGATGACCGGCACCAAGGGTAAGCGTGAAGAGAACTTGAGGCAGATTACGGAAACGTACTTCCGTCGAGTGATTGCAGTTAACCGGGAGCTGGCACAGATTGTTTTTGGTTCGTGTTTGCGGTTGCTTCCAGAGGCTGAAACGACAGCGTTTCTCTTGAGCAGATGCATGGAAGCGTTGGGTGATGATGGAAGCGAGATGGACAGAGTTGTCGACGATATTATAGATTTGTCCGCCGACGAGTTTGAAGTAGTCGCAGAGACGATGCAATACAGGCTTACCAGCCACGACGTGTTGTATAGGGTCATTGATCTTTACATCCAG GAACATGGTGGGAAGATAACAGAAGAGCAGAAGATGGACATATGCAATTTCATAGACTGTGAAAAGCTCTCTACTCAGCTTCTCGTTCATGCAGTGCAGAATCCTAGACTCCCATTACGATTCATTGTCCGAGCAATGTTGATTGAACAGCTAAATACCCGCCGAGCAATATTCACCTCCTCTGCCGCTGCGGCCAACAACTATGCACACCCACATGGCGATGACAATGAGGTCATCACCCTTGGCTTAATCCTTCAACGGGATGCAGCGGCACGAGAAGCAGCTCAACTCAAAGCCGAAATGGAAGCTACGAGCTCACGTATACAAAGCTTGGAGAAAGAACTGGCTGGGATGAAGAAGATTTTGCAGAAATCTGAGAAGGAAACAAGTCTGATGGAGAAGAAGCTTTTGGTTGGGCCACGGAAGGAAAGAACAGGGAAGGTTTTGCATGAGACAGAAAGGGAAGAAAGGAGTGTGATTGATTCATCAAGATCAGCGAGTTTTCATTATGGTTTGAGGGATGCTAAGATAGAAAAAGGCGAAAGAGGATCAACTTCTTTTGCTGGTTTCAGGTTAGGTGTTAGAGGTGAAAAAAGTGGAGGCTCTTTACATAAGGACAGTCCCAGAAGTAAGAAAAATATCAGCATGGGAATGGGACTGATTCATAGATTAAAAAGTACATTGTGGGTATCAAAATCTGCTCCAAAATGCCAATCTAAGACTAAAATTTCGAGCAAAGAAGATGGAGCTGCGGCGGAAGCAGGAAATGGAGAAGTTTCTGTGACCACGTAG
- the LOC110629395 gene encoding 60S ribosomal protein L26-1, protein MKYNPRVSSSRRKNRKAHFTAPSSVRRILMSAPLSTDLRQKYNVRSMPVRKDDEVQVVRGTYKGREGKVVQVYRRKWVIHIERITREKVNGSTVNVGINPSKVVITKLRLDKDRKSLLDRKAKGRAAADKDKGTKFTAEDIMQTVD, encoded by the coding sequence ATGAAGTACAATCCTAGGGTTTCTTCTTCACGGCGCAAGAACCGGAAGGCCCACTTCACGGCCCCTTCTTCCGTTCGTCGGATTCTCATGAGCGCACCTCTTTCAACTGACCTTCGCCAGAAGTACAACGTACGATCTATGCCTGTCCGCAAGGACGACGAAGTGCAGGTGGTGCGTGGGACATACAAGGGACGCGAGGGAAAGGTCGTCCAGGTCTACCGCCGTAAGTGGGTTATTCACATTGAGCGCATCACCAGGGAGAAGGTGAATGGCTCCACCGTCAACGTTGGAATCAACCCTTCCAAGGTTGTCATCACCAAGCTCCGACTTGACAAGGATCGCAAGTCTCTGCTTGACCGCAAGGCCAAGGGTCGCGCCGCCGCCGACAAGGACAAGGGCACCAAGTTCACAGCTGAGGATATTATGCAGACCGTTGATTAA